The Chloracidobacterium sp. sequence GATCGCCCGGCGATGAGGCCGCCGTCCACCACCAGCGCGTGGCCTGTGACGAAGCGCGCATCGTCGCTTGCCAGCCAGAGGACAGCCTGGGCAATGTCTATGGGTTGACCGGCATGGCGCAGAGGTTGGGCGTTCACTTGCATCGGGGCCATCAACGGCGCCAGGGCGCGTGAGGTCTCCGGTGGCAGCCCGAAAGCGTTGCCGAAGATACCGGTGGCGATGAAGCCCGGACAGACGCAGTTGACGCGAATGCCCTGTTCAGCGAGCTCCATCGCCACGGAACGGGTTAGATGAATGACGGCTGCTTTGCATGCGCTGTAGATGTGCGGCGCGTGACCGGTGCGCAGTCCAGCGACGCTGGCTGTACTGATGATGCCGCCCGTGCGACGCGGTGCCATCACGCGCGCAGCGTGCTTCATCCCCAAAAAGACGCTGCGCAGCAGCAGCGCCACCGTCTGATCAAACCCGGCGACGGGCGTTTCGGCGATGGGTGCGGAAACGCCCTGTGCGCCGGCGTTGTTGAACATGACATCGAGTGCGCCAAAGTGCGATACGGCGAAATCCACCAGCGCCGCAATCTCTTCTTCCCGCGTAACGTCGGCATGGCAATAGGCGGCGCGGTCGCCGAGTTCGGCGGCAATGTCTGCTCCCCGCTCATCCTGAATGTCACTCAAAACGACCTTGGCACCTTCAGCATGAAACAGCCGCGCCGTCGCTTCGCCGATGCCGCTCGCTGCTCCAGTGACGACGGCGACTTTTCCGTCAAGTTTGCCCATTGGGATGACTCCATTGCGCTTGAAAAAAAAATACGCTCAGAAAGGGGGTTATCCGCCGAAGAAACGCTTGATGCGTTCCCACAGCGACGGTGTGGGGATGTTGAAAGGCTGGTTGAATTCGGGAATAGCGGCTGGCTCCTGGAACGATTCCGGCGGGCGCGACTCCCGTAGGCTGCGCAGGCGACTGGCCATCGGCGTCGCCAAATCGGGCGGCGGCAGGGCGTCGTCTTCAACGGGCGCAGCCGGTGTGATGTTGGGACGGTTGGAGCGCGGTACTTCCCCGGACGCCGGACGCCGCGCATTACCACTCCGCAGACGCGATGGGCTTTCCTCTTCCACGGTGTGATTCCTCCTGCAAGAACAAGACGACCGGCGGGACAAAAAGCCGAACCGGACTAACGATCCGTTGCAATGCGTGGGTCAAGCAGACGGTAGAGCAAGTCCGTCAGCGTATTGACGGTGACATATGTCAGCGCGATGGCCAAGATGTTTGCCTGTACTTGGTTGTACTCACGCTCATTGATGGCGCGCACCGTCAGGTCGCCGACGCCCGGCAAAGAAAAAATGGTTTCCGTCACGATTGCGCCAGTGAGCACAATCCCAAACTGCAAGCCGATGATGGTAACGACCGGGATGAGGCTGTTTTTGAGAACGTGTTTGAACAGCACGACGCGCTCCGGTAGTCCCTTGGCGCGCGCCGTACGGACGTAATCCTCACCCAACTCTTCAAGGAAACTGGAGCGGACAAGGC is a genomic window containing:
- a CDS encoding glucose 1-dehydrogenase, whose protein sequence is MGKLDGKVAVVTGAASGIGEATARLFHAEGAKVVLSDIQDERGADIAAELGDRAAYCHADVTREEEIAALVDFAVSHFGALDVMFNNAGAQGVSAPIAETPVAGFDQTVALLLRSVFLGMKHAARVMAPRRTGGIISTASVAGLRTGHAPHIYSACKAAVIHLTRSVAMELAEQGIRVNCVCPGFIATGIFGNAFGLPPETSRALAPLMAPMQVNAQPLRHAGQPIDIAQAVLWLASDDARFVTGHALVVDGGLIAGRSWTEYQRLREFLTQGVRAALEQTKTAAPGA